The Halobacterium sp. CBA1132 genome has a segment encoding these proteins:
- a CDS encoding DNA methyltransferase — MDEETSQSEQTHLSGSLSDGDSTSDFDFGFESSPAISDDRKFPTYPLKVVPGQEHLEYPEMDFRALSSVKDTQYLTHVLHKHPAIFIPQIPEYIIEQFSSVRNVKGEQTTVMDPFSGSGTTGVEAKIKGRNYLGVEINPLSKLVSEVSTSPVPHTVLDEVVTELTAHLERVDTSEKFEEYDVEFLDQTNKGHWFEESAQRELTAVRKVIQEFTDQFNPYENLTRFEEEAIKEGSTSLLKKIKRWLVLMLANAVYEVSNADPGVSKAYKSPDIKEKISAGEHPQSAVSVYQEELADSKDRLEDLWDAVYPEKDIDDLESNPRHQAKIDIRLADAREFQYPEYSESVDLAITSPPYINAMNYYRGTKLRLFWIYDLIEDEFEADELRRSIVGTNASRISEAEIDLPGSLRDRWKGSTELFNATSLPALDEDIEEIHEGHLTEANRRAYTTWRFFAHDILRALTRSYEHLKRGAHFFFIIGENTISGRHISSHRYVADIAQNLGQFEGHGGNLESDEGFNLIGFAWDEITNRDLFQGRDHGSGVIDCEWVVILQKPTN; from the coding sequence ATGGACGAGGAGACGTCGCAGTCGGAGCAAACTCACCTCAGCGGTTCACTTAGCGATGGTGACTCTACCTCAGATTTTGATTTTGGCTTTGAGTCCTCTCCCGCGATCTCAGATGATCGGAAGTTTCCAACTTATCCGCTCAAGGTAGTACCTGGCCAAGAACATCTAGAGTATCCAGAGATGGATTTTCGAGCGTTATCCTCTGTTAAAGACACACAGTATCTAACACATGTTCTTCACAAACATCCTGCAATATTCATTCCACAAATACCGGAATATATTATCGAGCAATTCAGCAGCGTGAGGAACGTTAAGGGCGAGCAAACTACAGTAATGGATCCGTTTTCCGGAAGTGGAACAACAGGGGTGGAAGCGAAGATAAAGGGTCGAAACTACCTTGGTGTGGAAATTAACCCACTCTCAAAGTTAGTTAGTGAAGTGTCAACAAGTCCGGTACCACATACGGTACTAGATGAAGTGGTGACGGAGCTTACCGCCCATTTAGAAAGGGTTGACACAAGTGAAAAATTCGAAGAATATGATGTCGAGTTTCTTGATCAGACCAATAAGGGCCATTGGTTCGAGGAAAGCGCTCAAAGAGAGCTAACTGCTGTTAGAAAGGTCATTCAAGAATTCACAGATCAGTTCAACCCATATGAGAACCTGACTCGATTTGAGGAAGAAGCAATCAAAGAGGGTTCAACCTCGCTGCTGAAGAAAATCAAGAGGTGGCTCGTTCTGATGCTAGCAAATGCCGTCTATGAAGTATCAAATGCAGATCCTGGCGTATCGAAGGCATATAAGTCGCCAGATATAAAGGAAAAAATATCTGCAGGGGAGCACCCACAAAGCGCGGTTTCGGTTTATCAGGAAGAGCTAGCCGACAGTAAAGACCGGTTAGAGGATTTATGGGATGCCGTATACCCAGAGAAAGATATTGACGACCTGGAATCTAATCCACGACATCAAGCAAAGATAGATATCCGTCTAGCAGACGCGCGTGAATTCCAATATCCGGAGTACTCAGAATCAGTCGATTTAGCAATTACCTCACCCCCATACATCAACGCGATGAATTACTATCGGGGCACGAAGCTGCGGTTATTCTGGATTTACGATCTAATCGAAGATGAATTTGAAGCCGATGAGTTACGCCGGTCTATAGTTGGCACAAACGCTTCGAGGATTAGCGAGGCGGAGATAGACCTTCCGGGCTCTCTTCGTGATCGTTGGAAGGGTTCTACAGAGTTATTTAATGCCACAAGTCTCCCAGCTCTTGATGAAGATATAGAAGAAATCCACGAGGGACATCTAACTGAAGCCAATCGTCGAGCATACACAACTTGGCGGTTCTTCGCTCACGACATCCTACGAGCGTTAACCCGGAGCTACGAGCATCTCAAGCGGGGCGCTCATTTCTTTTTCATTATCGGGGAAAATACCATCAGTGGACGGCATATCAGTAGTCACCGCTACGTGGCAGATATCGCACAGAATCTCGGCCAGTTTGAGGGCCATGGTGGAAATCTTGAATCAGATGAAGGATTCAACCTGATAGGATTTGCTTGGGATGAGATTACTAATCGTGACCTCTTCCAAGGTAGAGACCATGGAAGCGGAGTGATTGACTGTGAATGGGTAGTGATACTCCAGAAGCCAACTAACTAG
- a CDS encoding ATP-binding protein — MTGLVFAGYVAVFGVSALACVAGLSRVERVEDPDTRRGLAALLVTSGGWAAAQAGFLVVPSIQLKVAVYTAGLVFGIATVGAWLYFCSAYTGRAFHRDPTVRRAAVAVFLAVVAVKLTNPWHGFYFGVEQVSAPFPHVAIEHYVLHWVVMGTAYALAAVGYFMLFELLGQTGYDTRPLLALVGITGLPVAADVVGASTTLVPALSYESVGVAAFAVGVLFVYLDQFQAVQLAGDVEDAVVFLTEDDEIRDTNERARELFPALAGATGEPLDAVVPEVADRLAGNRDVVELGRNGERRFYQVSATPFTFGRTRVGRMVVVTDVTGEETARRRIERQNERLGRFASVVSHDLRNPLNVASGHVDLERETRDSEHLDAVARALDRMEQIIESVLLLAREGEDVGEYSRVSLATLAERAWSSVPAEHATHVVDTDLVFDADTDRVVQILENLYRNSVEHGGPEVAIRVGALDDSEGFYVEDDGPGIPAEHREDIFELGYTTGQGTGLGLSIVETIASAHGWGVSVTDAEHSETGARFEVRGVETAAE; from the coding sequence ATGACAGGACTGGTGTTCGCTGGCTACGTCGCGGTGTTCGGTGTGTCGGCGCTGGCGTGCGTCGCGGGGCTGTCGCGGGTCGAGCGCGTCGAGGACCCCGACACGCGCCGCGGGCTCGCCGCGCTGCTCGTGACCAGCGGCGGCTGGGCGGCGGCGCAGGCGGGGTTCCTCGTCGTCCCGTCGATACAGCTCAAGGTCGCGGTGTACACCGCGGGGCTCGTCTTCGGCATCGCGACCGTGGGCGCGTGGCTGTACTTCTGTTCGGCGTACACCGGCCGGGCGTTCCACCGCGACCCGACGGTTCGGCGAGCCGCCGTCGCCGTCTTCCTCGCCGTCGTCGCGGTGAAGCTCACGAACCCTTGGCACGGCTTCTACTTCGGCGTCGAACAGGTGTCGGCGCCGTTCCCGCACGTGGCCATCGAACACTACGTCCTCCACTGGGTCGTGATGGGGACGGCGTACGCGCTCGCCGCCGTCGGCTACTTCATGCTGTTCGAGCTGCTCGGGCAGACGGGCTACGACACGCGCCCGCTGCTCGCGCTCGTCGGCATCACCGGCCTCCCGGTCGCCGCGGATGTCGTCGGTGCGTCCACGACGCTCGTCCCGGCGCTCAGCTACGAGTCGGTTGGCGTCGCGGCGTTCGCCGTAGGCGTGCTGTTCGTCTACCTCGACCAGTTCCAGGCCGTCCAGCTCGCCGGCGACGTCGAGGACGCGGTCGTCTTCCTCACCGAGGACGACGAGATTCGAGACACGAACGAGCGCGCCCGCGAACTGTTCCCCGCGCTGGCGGGCGCGACCGGCGAACCGCTCGACGCGGTCGTCCCCGAAGTCGCCGACCGACTCGCCGGCAACCGGGACGTCGTCGAACTCGGCCGGAACGGGGAGCGGCGGTTCTACCAGGTGTCGGCGACGCCGTTCACGTTCGGGCGGACGCGCGTCGGGCGGATGGTCGTCGTCACGGACGTCACCGGCGAGGAGACCGCGCGCCGCCGCATCGAGCGACAGAACGAGCGCCTCGGGCGCTTCGCGAGCGTCGTCAGCCACGACCTCCGCAACCCCCTGAACGTCGCCTCCGGGCACGTCGACTTGGAGCGGGAGACCCGCGACAGCGAGCACCTCGACGCGGTGGCGCGGGCGCTGGACCGCATGGAGCAAATCATCGAGAGCGTGCTGTTGCTCGCCCGCGAGGGCGAGGACGTCGGCGAGTACTCGCGGGTGTCACTGGCGACGCTCGCGGAGCGCGCGTGGTCGTCCGTCCCGGCCGAACACGCCACCCACGTCGTCGACACCGACCTCGTGTTCGACGCGGACACGGACCGCGTCGTCCAGATTCTGGAGAATCTCTACCGGAACAGCGTCGAGCACGGCGGCCCGGAGGTCGCGATTCGCGTCGGCGCCCTCGACGACAGCGAGGGGTTCTACGTCGAGGACGACGGCCCCGGCATTCCCGCCGAACACCGCGAGGACATCTTCGAGTTGGGGTACACGACCGGACAGGGGACGGGCCTCGGGCTCTCGATTGTCGAGACGATTGCGTCCGCCCACGGCTGGGGCGTCTCGGTGACGGACGCCGAACACAGCGAGACGGGCGCGCGCTTCGAGGTTCGCGGCGTGGAAACCGCCGCGGAGTGA
- a CDS encoding EamA family transporter, whose protein sequence is MVGSSILVAVVALVLYGAWAVTAGVATRSMTAVNAVFVSYVAGITVAGGYALWTRQPMTGSRVDLAFAVVSGVCLAAGTIGFYAALARGNMAVVSAIVALYFVIPAVVGVLYFDAALSATNVAGLVLAVAAVVLVAS, encoded by the coding sequence ATGGTCGGGTCGTCGATTCTCGTCGCGGTCGTAGCGCTCGTGTTGTACGGCGCGTGGGCGGTCACCGCCGGCGTGGCGACGCGGAGCATGACGGCGGTGAACGCGGTGTTCGTCTCCTACGTCGCGGGCATCACGGTCGCGGGCGGGTACGCGCTGTGGACGCGACAGCCGATGACGGGTTCCCGGGTGGACCTCGCGTTCGCCGTGGTGTCCGGGGTCTGTCTGGCCGCGGGCACCATCGGCTTCTACGCGGCGCTGGCGCGCGGGAACATGGCTGTCGTCTCCGCCATCGTGGCGCTGTACTTCGTGATTCCGGCGGTCGTCGGCGTGCTCTACTTCGACGCCGCGCTGTCCGCGACGAACGTCGCGGGGCTGGTGCTGGCGGTCGCGGCGGTCGTCCTCGTGGCGTCCTGA